Within the Amaranthus tricolor cultivar Red isolate AtriRed21 chromosome 15, ASM2621246v1, whole genome shotgun sequence genome, the region agaatcaCATAATCATGATTAATAACTAAAATTGAAGGGAATCAAATAACATGAAACCAGTAAGGCTTAATTGTAAAAGTACTCACCCCCGCCCAGTGCCACTACGGCGTTCATAAATCCTCCGAGGGCGTTCCCCATCAGCAGCATCTCCACTACCAAAGCCACCATGTCTTCCTCCACGATAACCACCACGAGGACCACCATAACCTCCACGCCTCTCAGTTGGTCTGTCTCTTTCCTCCTTGTATCCCATGGCAGCTCCATTGTCATTGACAAATGCATCATCATTGTTTGCAAAGTCTCGATTAGCTCCACCCGGACCTCGCCCACGCCCATAGCCACGACCACCACGTCCACCTGCACCTCTTCCACCTTCATTTCTTGCCTCCCTTACTGAAAATGAAGAAGTTAAACTTATCAGATTAAAGTTCATAGAGAGGCTGGTAAGTGATAAGTGATAACCGAAGAGATGAGAAAAGTGAAACAAAACACTAAGACTTGTAAACATGAAAATCAAACAATTGAACACATCAGATTAAGTGATAACTTCATGTCTGCAATTGAAACACATTTCAATCAGAGAAATGTAATTTAGTTCAAACACATCACGCCATAACTTAGAAAGCATCTCCCTCCCGTACTACCTGTTCAATTTTAATTCTAGTAGACATGGCATTTCATGTCATATAACATAAAATGTATATTTGCAATTATGTTTAATATAATAGCCTACCGCACAACATGTAAAAACAGCCTCAGAGGTACTATCTTGATGGAGCCATAGCTATGAGAGCAACACCCACACTTtgtaatgaataaaaaaaagttaactcCCCTCAAATTCAGATAGTAACATGACTATATGAGCCAAACTCTTTTGAACAAAACTCCCCTTGAAACTATAACTACATATTACTTTTGTTGATGAGATTCATGAACAGATGCTCCAGAAGACAAATTAAGCATTTCATAACCTCATGATTAAACAGATCTTTTATAGACAAGACGAAAACCACAACTAAGGTAAAATCAATTATTTATGTATTGGGTGAAAGAGTTCAATACTACTACttatcataaatcaaaataatattcaagCAGAGCCAATAGAATTTCGTGTCAAACAGTACTATAATGAACATAGACTCAGCACAACTTCACGTCAATGATTAACATAAATTGGAAACAAATTCCTTTAATACAAAAACTAGTTAGAAGTTGCCAAAATACACAACAGCTCCTACGATAAACACTGCCACCTCAAAACTACTTCaacatcaaacaaaatttaCAAATGGTAGCATTCATTGTCATTCAACTCATGGACAAAACCAAACCGCAATTTCTTATCTTTTAAGACATCAATAACACAAAGGAAGCACTTTTAACTCCAGAAAAACAACTGGCAAACCAACAAAAGTAGAAGATAAGCAAAGCAACATAAGACCAACAAACAAACATTAATTTATCatcattcaatatataaatcaaaGGACACAACAAAGAGCCTCACAACCCTTTGAAAAACATCAACATTCATTCACAACCAACTTATTCACATCAATAAAATAAAGGGATTAAATAGGATAGTTTCGACCAAACACTTGCCACTGCCAGAAAAACAGAGCATATCACAAACAATTAAAGTATAAGAttcatttttgttaattaacaatttaaaagtcagttgaacttataaaacaaccacgtgaaaaaaaaaaagaaaagaagaaaaggaTAACCAGCTAAAAATCCACTTACACTTTCCAGAAAACAGAGATACACAAATCTAAAATCTAAAATCGAATTCAGAACACCGAAATACATAAACATTTATTCAATCGATTAATCgattaatgaaaataaacttataataGAGTCAATTGATAAGATTTAAAAGTCtccttcaaaataaaattattgttaCCAGTAGAGCATAAACCCTAAACAAGACATCCACAAATCCAGAATAAAAAACACTCTTtttcatcaaaaaaataaagtagaaCCTTATTATAACAATTCattcaattgaaaataaaaaggagaGAAAGTTACCAGCTTGAGAAGGAGGAACAGGCTTAGATGGAAGCTTAGCCGGCTTAGTTACGGCGGCTTTAGCGGCTGCTGGAGCTTTCTTTTCACCAACAGCTGCAGTGACTTTGAGCTCATGAGCCGCGATTAGAAGCGAAGGATCCTCAGCATCATCGACTAACAAATCGAAAGGATTTGCGGTCGCCATTTTTTCTTTGAGAAATCCTCGaaaaaaccctaactttttCGACCTTGAAGATAAAACCCTAATAAATTATTGAAATGAAATTCTAGTTTACAGAATCCATGGATTTCGTTTTAAGGATGAATTggcaaaaagaaaattttgtgAGAGAAAGAGTTAGTTTAGAGGGAACGACGAAGAAGAGAAACCCTATAGCGGCAGATAAATGGGGCAGAAGATTGAACCGAATCTTAAAAACCCTAGTTAGATATGTTATGGTGTGTCTGGGCACACCGTAAGGTCTTTGTTTTTATtagtatgattttatttattacaaAGTGTAAATAGTGTAATGCCCGTGCTATACACGGATTGTATAAACTTgaacttaaaaaaaaagttataaatcATTGTTGGACAGTGTATCACATatcgtttaaatatttttaagactacaaaaaatttaatattagaattcttcatttttcatacTTAACACGGGTTTATATCTAATATTCTTATTGTcttatataaattaagaaattataaaaaattatccaatatttttatgatttttcaacAATAGTATCACTTAAAGTTGTTAACATCGGGATTCTACTTAGAATCGTTTAGAGAGGTAGAATTGAATATTAGAATCGTccgattctacaaaaaaaacttaaatatattaaaaacatctagtttcttatcattattatccattttaaaaattttaaatttatgaactaaaggttcttTAACTTTAGTTTAAGAATATAACaaaaactttttaataattagtttaaattttcataccgattaagaaatttattttttaaaaagttttcatTATGGAACATTTAAAGTCTATGTGTATATGTGAAAGAGATTAGTAAAAGAtggtacataagaaaaattagtaataattgaTACTAAATTTGTAGAATCGGATCAttaaatcgtaggatcgtagaatcgtgttacgATCCTACCTctaaaaattttattccaaCTAGAATTGTAAGATTCTACAACTTCAAGATTTTACATACGATTCAAATCGCTTGCTTGTTTATGGATCGTAAATCAGAATCGCAATTTTAACAACAATGGTATCACTAATTGATTAACCATTAATAATCTGAACATTGGATGATATTTTCTCATATTAAGCTTGTGTAGCAAATGACCTACTAATTGTTAcaagtcatttaccaaataataaaacataagtaaaaaaaatttttaatgtaaaCGTATACGACTTTATCAATTTATATTACCATAATATagtccaacaaaaaaattattagatacATTGATGGGCTAACATATATTGATATTACAACTTTACACCCAATATACGTgagatcaaataaaaatttaatttttacataatcttaaattctccatgtttgatcattaatatcttaatacttattataattttagtgATATGTTATCTAGTTTTGAATCGGGTCAATAGTATTCGGAAAAGGTTGGAATTTCTTCTTATACTGTTTGAATGCAAATCAAACATTTTTCAAATTCTGAAAAATAAGTGGGGAATAATGTGTGACTAATTTACtgtattattattgcaattGTGAGAGTTATTATTTGAAtgttaatttatgaaaaatctTTTTTCAATATAgattatcataattattattcgAATATGAATTTATTTGATTTCAAAAAGCAAAAGTACTTTAGCTTGTAAGGAAAAtctcattaattaatataaaggCTCTAATTAACAtcttttgaaataatttttaagcaaACCACATGACAACATGTAAAGGCTCTTCAACTCTAATTCTCCAACTGCCATGTGGCAAACTGATTATTGAATTAGAgtattatatgatattatatgaTAACAAATAACAGATCTAAAACCATTAACgaaaaatgatttataatgtaaattttaatgatatgtatcatgtcattaccattgtattgaaaattcaatcataaaaaatttttcTTCGTTACACCTCATGTTGAAGTTATAATGAATTGGTATGGAATTGTGAAGAACATGAGtttgttgaaggagaataaatatgatctttaaatttataagaggtattcttaccaaaattatattaacatttattACCATTTTCACTTTAGTACCGGTTACCAAACAGGCCATTAAtagttttgtttaatgattgaattaacaaaaaaacaattatattgGTTTTTGTTTTCCGAAAAAATTACTTTAGAAGGTTTAATATAAGTTAGACTCCACTTTAGGAACCCCAATTTATACGCTAACAAAACATTTAGTATAGTAAAAGAATAAAAAGGCAAATATGGAAATAGATAGACAATATTGGAAACATTATATCTGAAAATGAATAACAATGCCAACAAATAATAAATTAGCCAATAAATTAgcctaaaatgaaaaattagctAATATACAAAAGCTAATCTAACTAACAAATGAGAAATTAGCTTATGAACAAAAGCTAACCTAACAAGCTGATATTATCCTATAAACAAAAACCTATTACCTAGTCATACTAATATATCTAATTACTGCATTATAATCTAAATTAGAGGTAATTAAATAAAACATGAAActaattaatactaaaataaaattaattaggtATTGAGATTCTTTATATGCTTTGAAACTGATGCTTTTAtctaaaaatcatatttttcttcaagcATGGGAACGAATTCCGACGGAACCAAACACTTCTCGTTTGTATATAGCTTTTCTTGGATTAATGTTGATGACAAAATTGAAAACCTGTCCTCCTCCTCACTATCATCCTGTAAAATTATATATTCGgaacacataaaacaaaaactttaaaacttttgagttttttttttaaattttgtttgctAACAATAAACACATTATTTATGAGACGATTTTATGGTGagactatttctatttttataataaaaatatatacattacATGTTGGGCCTTTGTTGAGATTAGTGCTTGAAATTGACAGtttaagtattaaaattggttttttactttttagaatAAGCAATTTAAAGTTGGTTTTGAGTAACTTAAAAAGACTTATTAGGCTGAGCTGGTGGTGGTCTCATACATAAGGTCGTTGTACAGGAAGACTGTTAAAGTTTAAAACATatagtaaccataaataatagagcctttttttatttataaaggcTCGTTTTCGGCCTTGTTAAACTCTTTTCTAGACCGTTCCATTTAAATCGTAGTAAAATCTGTTTTCGGCCTGACCTATTTCAACCAAACCCTTACAAAACCGTCTAAAAACGTGGCGTGGAATTCGACTCGCTGAACACCCATAATAGCAAAACCATAACAATAAATGTACTTGGTATAATAGCaatataaaactataaaaatttaaaaactattagTCTTCTCTTTATACTCAAaccatcttttaaaatttatagcttattttgacaaattacaaattaaatcaattagTAATATAATTACAATTATAACTTATATTAAACGCGccataaaaagtttatattagaTCCACATATTCCTTGTTCATAATTAACACTTACATCTTGGCACATCAACTTACAAAACTAAAACACAAATAACTTTCATGATACATTTTCAAATACTTCGAAAATCAGAATTTTAGGTTAAATGGtcgaaattttataatttgacTAAAATGTCGTAGACTTTGGTATTTTAGTGGGTGTAATTCgacaaaaataaacattaaagttataatttgcaaatgtttaaaactttaaagttgtaattttcaaatcatttaaatttgatataaatatattttttttcatacaaattgaaaaaaatataattaaagtttaacTCTAAAATCTATAAACATGAAATAGAAGTAGAATGGATAGAGCGTatacaaaaaggaaaaaaacaaaaaaataaataaataattttatggtACATCCAAAAAAaacacaacaaataaaaacctaaaaatatatacttccttttatttaatttacttgtcacatttattttttacactTATCGAgatgatattttaatttttaatatttttaattgtgtaaaattaaaaattatgaaaaattgataataataataataattgtgttGAGAGGAATGAATAAAAATCCCATTTGACTATAAGAATAATTAGTGAATAGTAAAAACAATACATGGGACAAATATGAAGattaggagggagtaataataacaagaataattaataaaaaaaaaaactgtttttCTAAATAAGTACTCTGAATTTGTTAAACTCGAATTAATATttctttaataattattataataattgaaacaaatttatcaattttgtaaGCATTACCTATGTAGCTGGTGAATAGGTATtaaaaaactgtaaaaaaaaaaaaaaaaaatacctgatgtaaatttttgtaagaCCTAAGAATTTCCAATTGAGTTTGCATAAACTTAACATATTTAGAAGCAGCTTCAAACATTTGAGCAGTATTCATTTTAGAACCTCCTGGAACAAGCTTTCCTAATTCATTTGTCTTATCTTTGATTTTCCTTCTTCTTACTCTTGCAGCTTTACTCTGTGCTTTTGTTCTCTTATCATTAACCTGAACTATACTTGTACTTTCTCCAAATCCTTCATCCAATAAACCATTATTACCCACAATATTACAAGTATTATAATTACAATTATTGTAATTGGGATTAGCCTGATCTTTTATCGCAAAATCCCCATTAAAATCAGGACCAAAACAGGGGTTAAAAGCTCTTACCCTCTGTCTTTGGGGGAAATTAATGGTTTGAGTTGGGTAATCGGGTTCAGAAGGGGGATTATTGGGTATAAAAGACCCATCATCATGATTATGATTATCATGATCAAAATTTAGCGTTGGAGGAATATTGAGCAGATCAAGATCATGATCATATAAGTGTAACAGAGGATCAACACAGAAGAAATCGGAGTCAGGAATCGGATATAAGATttcattagggttttgaaattggAAATCTTGTTGTTGAAAAGGGTTAATTTGATCGAGAAAGTAGTTAGGATTTTCACAATTTATGGACATTTTTAGCTGATTTGATTGTGTTTTTCAAGCTCAAGAAAGGAGCAAAAATAGGGTTTTTTGAGAGAGAAATAGAAAGGGAGGAAAaataggagtattattattaattattgatcgaTTGAATGACGGGAAAATAACAACTGCTTTAAACTGGTAGAAATAAATAGAGAAAATTTCGGAGAAATAACTGTCTATGAAATGATTTGGAGTTAAGGTTTGAGTAGTTACTAATTAATGATATGCCGgagttaaaaacaaaaattcttaTTACCGTGCccacttaaaaatattttttaaaagtgtttaaatttatattaatttattttaattttaatttagagTCTTCAAATCATATTGTGAACCAAAAGAATAGTAGGTCTAAGTAGAActagaaaataaaacaatagtCTCTAGTTCTTACTAAaagttattttctaaaatagtttcttataaagaaaaaaaatttaaccaaatttatttgaatttgatttgaaaacttcaaacataaaaattagACTGAAAAAATAATTGGTATATACATCATATAACATGTGATACATAGAATCAATTATGATACAATGATATAGATACAAAATCGCAACAAAGAATTAAAAGTCAGCTTTCTCCTTTAAATATGTCTAAAATTATCATTTAGTTGTATGGGTCAGgggaatttagaaaaaaataggATTACATGGTTGAAATATTTAGGACGACATTAGGAGTTCACTTGTTTATCTATTCTACTAAAAAAAGTTGTTCCCAATAAAAACgagaaaaatctaacaaaatatCAATTGTAATTTATCTACTTTATGAGAAGGATCCACAAAATGTAAGGATAATTTTGAGTATTCCagtattaagaatttttttgaattaacgAGACAGagttaaaattgttattaacaaaatttctaaaaataaatcaacgtCCAACGATAATTTTATATCCAAATGTTCATTATAACTTTTCTTCTTtagtttttaatgttattttaatcaGATTGATCCAACTCTCAAATGCATCAAGTAGTTGTGGCTAGCTATAGGAATATCAAGAGAAACaatataatttttacttttttttcatcGCAAATCGAGGATACTTTCAAATATTCTTCAatccctcaaaaaaaaaaaattctaacaaTTGTTTTAGCTCACATTGAAGTTTGGAaaatccaaaccaaaaacaaAGTAACTTAATGTTAAACCTTAACTACACTAGCACAACTTTGGAAATTTGTTTTCAATGAGCACcaaaataagaatttttttctttattaacaCTATATAGGCAAATCGTTCGTTACTAATTagggttaagttaatagttaaaaatatatttgtgtttttttttgtttctaatTAGGGAAAGTTGTGcaactatatatattttttttatggttaAGGTATAAATAATCGGTTTTTATAGTGCATTGGTATAAGACTCCGTATAATGTACGAAATTTTTAGtataaagatataaataaatataattttcagaaacatgtaataataaatatattatatactaacaATGAAGTactaaataataattgttaaaatagggtgatatgacatttttatatgtgtaataaatttaaatagtttGTAAATTAATGATTTATCTGTCAAATCAGACCAGATCGGACCGTGTGCAGTTCTACTCACAATAGATCATCACTATGTCTTTGCAAAATTACACAattgttttttaaatataaaatataaaataaaatataataaatgtaaagtttattaaaggctaaaatgaaaaagaagcaACCTTTTtttatgagatcgtctcacagtgagacgagTACATACAAAAGGTTCattatgctaaaagtttttattattgggctacTTAATCCAAGTATGAAGCACGTCttacggtgagaccgtctcatataagaatgtGTGAAAAGGAAAAAGTCTAAACTTccgttattattataataaaattattattattattattattaaatgacgAGATAGCAAGTTTGaccataaattttataattaatctactcttgtgagagaccgtttcGACGACCTCAAAACATGAACCCTATATTTAGTTGTATTTATTGGACTATTTAGTTCGTATATATAATCCTTCTCTTATCATTTCTCACAacaatttatgttttataatttgattttttttcttgcaaaaagggagaaaaaataactataatttCCGTTTTTAGAGGTAAAAATTCTCATTCCGCCAGAAATGTCCTTCCACAATTTTCTCATGTTTTAGAGTAATTTTTCTTGTCTTCTATGCTGCCGTTTGACTGAGCATCCCTCTTCCCTAATATTTCTCCCATTTTAGAGTAAAAAGAGGAaactgaaaaataaattaaaaaaaaaggtaacagaaaaatcataataaatttctaaatgaaATAATGCAACAACTGCGTTGATGACCTAAATTGGATCAATAAGGGTCATACGGTTATAACTGGTACTATGTACAAGCAAGGGCGGATCTATAATCAATCAATGTTGTCAAGTGATAAcgttaaatttgttatataccaagaaatattaatatatttgttGGTTAAATTAGCTTTTCATAAGTTTTAATATGTGACAATATTAACTCAAGTTCAACCCTAACTAagcatttttcttttaatattatcaacatCTATTAGAGTTTGgtgcaaataaataaaaaaaaacgcaATAAAGATCAAAAACAGAGATTGCAAAACAAGAGAAACGATACAAGAATTGGGAGGTAGAGAAAATCCTAATATCAATGTGATATTAGACTATAAAATCCAAACTtaatattaaatgaatattTTGCTTTTTTGAATATTGATTACAATCTATAATCCACTCTATACAAGAATCCCCTTAGAATTGTTTAAGATGAGAGAAGAGAACAATTTCCCCAAAACCTCTC harbors:
- the LOC130801550 gene encoding transcription factor bHLH53-like, translated to MSINCENPNYFLDQINPFQQQDFQFQNPNEILYPIPDSDFFCVDPLLHLYDHDLDLLNIPPTLNFDHDNHNHDDGSFIPNNPPSEPDYPTQTINFPQRQRVRAFNPCFGPDFNGDFAIKDQANPNYNNCNYNTCNIVGNNGLLDEGFGESTSIVQVNDKRTKAQSKAARVRRRKIKDKTNELGKLVPGGSKMNTAQMFEAASKYVKFMQTQLEILRSYKNLHQDDSEEEDRFSILSSTLIQEKLYTNEKCLVPSEFVPMLEEKYDF